In Micromonospora sp. WMMA1363, a genomic segment contains:
- a CDS encoding helix-turn-helix transcriptional regulator: protein MRGIGQDLTVGERIAWYRRRRGMSQEVLAGIVGRTVDWLSKVENNRIDLDRLSVIRSVAGALDVSIGDLVGEPTLLDWTADSGTKTVPALREALLNYRQLSPFIPGPVAEPPEVAQLRSEVTNVWDAYQASRYGYVVARLPQALAAGQAATQTHQGEDQEQSFALLALTYQAAAVLLTKLGEADLAWIAAERGFTAAQRCGDAVVIGSLFRSVAHTLLSTGRYREAKQLTTDAAAYMQPGLAEATPEYLSVYGTLFLAGSVAAARDEDRASVRSFLNEADQAARRLGHDANHLWTAFGPTNVAIHRVTTAMDLDDVQVAIDLGPRIDTTGLPVERQARHALETARALSAWNRTDEAMAVVLAAEQKAPEQIRHHAISRQLVQNWMRRGRSRPSYQLAGLAQRVHVTA, encoded by the coding sequence ATGCGAGGCATTGGTCAGGATCTAACGGTCGGGGAGCGGATCGCGTGGTACCGCCGCCGTCGGGGCATGTCGCAAGAAGTCCTGGCGGGCATCGTCGGCCGTACGGTCGACTGGCTGAGCAAGGTCGAGAACAACCGAATTGACCTCGATCGGCTGTCCGTTATCCGCTCGGTAGCTGGTGCGTTGGACGTCAGCATCGGTGATCTCGTTGGTGAGCCCACTCTTCTCGACTGGACCGCCGACAGCGGCACGAAGACGGTCCCCGCCCTGCGAGAAGCCTTGCTCAACTACCGGCAGCTCTCACCATTCATTCCGGGGCCGGTCGCAGAGCCACCTGAAGTAGCCCAACTACGCAGCGAAGTCACTAACGTATGGGATGCGTACCAAGCCTCTCGGTACGGATACGTCGTTGCGCGATTGCCGCAGGCACTCGCCGCCGGGCAGGCTGCGACCCAAACTCATCAGGGTGAAGACCAGGAGCAGTCGTTTGCGCTGCTGGCGCTCACCTACCAGGCCGCCGCCGTCCTGCTTACGAAGCTCGGGGAGGCGGACCTTGCATGGATTGCCGCCGAAAGAGGCTTCACAGCGGCCCAACGATGCGGCGATGCCGTTGTGATTGGCTCGCTCTTCCGCTCAGTCGCTCACACCCTGCTCTCGACAGGCCGATACCGCGAAGCGAAGCAGCTCACCACCGACGCGGCGGCATACATGCAGCCGGGCTTGGCCGAGGCGACCCCCGAGTACCTGTCTGTCTATGGCACCTTGTTCCTGGCTGGCTCCGTGGCCGCAGCACGAGATGAAGATCGGGCCTCCGTCCGATCGTTTCTCAACGAGGCGGACCAAGCCGCGCGGCGGCTTGGTCACGACGCTAACCACCTTTGGACGGCATTCGGGCCGACCAACGTGGCCATCCACCGTGTGACGACGGCGATGGACCTGGATGACGTACAGGTTGCGATCGACCTCGGTCCCCGCATCGACACGACCGGCCTTCCTGTCGAGCGGCAGGCACGCCACGCACTCGAAACAGCGCGAGCGCTCAGCGCGTGGAACAGAACCGATGAGGCCATGGCGGTGGTGCTCGCCGCTGAACAGAAGGCGCCCGAGCAGATTCGTCACCACGCGATCAGCAGGCAACTCGTCCAAAACTGGATGCGCCGCGGTCGAAGCCGGCCCAGCTACCAACTTGCCGGCCTGGCGCAGCGCGTGCACGTCACGGCCTAG
- a CDS encoding NUDIX hydrolase, which translates to MTSQASNARPQATPKVAAGALFVDEQERMMLVRPTYKSHWDIPGGYVEEGESPLSACGREIYEELGLRVAIGALLTVDWAPRPDEGDKMLFVFDGGTLTDDQLAAVAFRDGEIAEWSFVEDHQLDDLTIPRLARRLRASMQARKQARTAYLEEGVLPVTD; encoded by the coding sequence GTGACCAGCCAAGCCAGCAACGCGCGTCCGCAAGCTACTCCCAAGGTGGCGGCGGGCGCGCTGTTCGTTGATGAGCAAGAGCGGATGATGCTCGTCCGGCCGACCTACAAGTCACACTGGGACATCCCGGGCGGCTACGTCGAGGAGGGCGAGAGCCCGCTGTCGGCCTGCGGCAGAGAGATTTACGAGGAGCTGGGCCTGCGAGTCGCGATCGGCGCTCTCTTGACGGTCGACTGGGCTCCGAGGCCAGACGAGGGCGACAAGATGCTATTCGTCTTCGACGGCGGCACGCTCACGGATGACCAACTCGCCGCCGTCGCCTTCCGGGATGGCGAGATCGCAGAGTGGTCGTTCGTGGAAGACCACCAGCTTGACGACCTGACCATCCCCAGACTCGCTCGACGGCTACGAGCAAGCATGCAGGCCCGGAAGCAGGCCCGTACCGCCTACCTCGAAGAGGGTGTCTTGCCCGTCACCGACTGA